In Hwangdonia lutea, a single window of DNA contains:
- a CDS encoding RNA polymerase sigma factor, which produces MITPIEKDIVTLLKNGDKKAITLLYENYADALYGVIKKVIADDETAQDVLQETFVKIWRYSKKYDSSKAKLFTWLYRIAYNTAIDKIRSLKNKTEKEVQIETSSVYKVSFGELNQDVLDIKKHLGSLDEKYQIVINALFFEGMTQQEASEELDIPLGTIKSRLKIGLRELKKIYNPQ; this is translated from the coding sequence TTGATAACACCCATAGAAAAAGACATCGTTACGCTGCTTAAAAATGGCGACAAAAAAGCCATTACGCTATTGTATGAAAACTATGCAGATGCCTTATATGGCGTTATTAAAAAGGTAATAGCGGACGATGAGACGGCGCAAGATGTACTGCAAGAAACCTTTGTAAAGATTTGGAGATACTCGAAAAAATACGATTCAAGCAAAGCAAAACTGTTTACTTGGCTGTACAGAATTGCCTACAATACGGCTATCGATAAAATCCGCTCTTTAAAGAATAAAACCGAAAAAGAAGTCCAAATAGAAACTTCATCCGTATATAAAGTATCATTTGGAGAATTAAATCAGGATGTTTTAGACATAAAAAAACACCTTGGTAGCTTAGATGAAAAATATCAAATAGTAATTAATGCTCTCTTTTTTGAGGGCATGACCCAACAAGAAGCCAGTGAAGAATTAGATATTCCGCTGGGAACTATAAAATCGAGATTAAAAATTGGATTAAGAGAATTGAAAAAAATCTATAATCCGCAATGA
- the lipA gene encoding lipoyl synthase, with amino-acid sequence MNTDTASNILPERQAKPKWLRVKLPTGKKYTELRGLVDKYKLNTICTSGSCPNMGECWGEGTATFMILGNICTRSCGFCGVKTGRPETVDWDEPEKVARSIKLMKIKHAVLTSVDRDDLKDMGSIMWAETVKAVRRMNPETTLETLIPDFQGVEQHIDRIIDVAPEVVSHNIETVRRLTREVRIQAKYDRSLGVLKYLKQQGQRRTKSGIMLGLGETREEVIETLHDLKAHDVDVVTIGQYLQPSKKHLPVKQFINPDQFKEFEDIGLELGFRHVESSALVRSSYKAQKHIN; translated from the coding sequence ATGAATACAGATACAGCTTCAAATATACTACCAGAACGTCAAGCTAAACCAAAATGGCTTCGTGTAAAACTTCCAACGGGAAAAAAATACACCGAACTAAGAGGTTTGGTTGATAAATACAAATTAAATACCATTTGCACCTCGGGAAGCTGCCCGAACATGGGAGAATGCTGGGGCGAAGGCACTGCAACTTTTATGATTTTAGGTAATATCTGCACACGTTCTTGTGGATTCTGTGGCGTAAAAACAGGGCGACCGGAAACCGTGGATTGGGATGAGCCCGAAAAGGTAGCCCGCTCGATTAAACTCATGAAAATTAAACATGCGGTTTTAACCAGTGTGGATAGAGACGATTTAAAAGATATGGGAAGCATCATGTGGGCAGAAACCGTGAAAGCGGTACGCCGAATGAATCCTGAAACGACTTTGGAAACCTTGATTCCAGATTTTCAGGGTGTCGAGCAGCATATTGATAGAATTATTGATGTGGCACCAGAAGTGGTTTCACACAACATTGAAACAGTTAGACGCTTAACCCGTGAGGTACGCATACAAGCTAAATACGATAGAAGTTTAGGGGTTTTAAAATATTTAAAACAACAAGGGCAACGCAGAACAAAATCTGGTATTATGCTTGGTTTGGGCGAAACTCGAGAAGAGGTTATTGAAACTCTTCACGATTTAAAAGCACACGATGTAGATGTGGTTACCATTGGGCAATACCTTCAGCCCAGTAAAAAACACTTGCCCGTAAAACAATTTATAAACCCAGATCAATTTAAAGAATTTGAGGACATCGGGTTAGAGTTAGGCTTTCGCCATGTAGAAAGTAGTGCTTTGGTTCGTTCATCTTACAAAGCTCAAAAACATATAAATTAA
- the lpxK gene encoding tetraacyldisaccharide 4'-kinase has protein sequence MKLIRKILWPVVPIYYAVTWLRNKCYDLGIKKSVSYHFPVLCVGNLSVGGTGKTPMIEYLIKLLKDDFKVATLSRGYKRKSKGFQLADVNSTAESVGDEPFQFYHKFGNDVAVAVDSDRKNGIKNLRNIEQKPDVILLDDAFQHRKVKAGFNILLTTYNNPFYSDFVLPTGNLREPKSGAKRANIIVVTKCPTDLGDAEKDNILSKISPKPYQHVFFSAIAYSNEVFSNDASRKLETLSNFILVTGIANANPLVDFLKSKDLVFQHLNFKDHHEFSKQDILLLEKQPLIITTEKDFMRLKPYESLKTKLFYLPITVVIDHETKFNELIKQAVKRS, from the coding sequence GTGAAGCTAATTAGAAAAATATTATGGCCCGTTGTTCCCATTTATTATGCCGTAACGTGGTTGCGAAATAAATGCTATGATTTGGGAATTAAAAAATCCGTATCGTATCATTTTCCTGTGCTCTGTGTTGGTAATTTAAGCGTTGGTGGCACCGGAAAAACACCCATGATTGAATATTTAATTAAGCTGCTAAAAGATGATTTTAAAGTGGCTACGTTAAGCAGAGGTTACAAACGAAAATCGAAGGGATTTCAATTGGCCGATGTAAATTCGACGGCTGAATCTGTTGGTGATGAGCCGTTTCAGTTTTACCATAAATTTGGAAATGATGTTGCGGTTGCGGTGGATTCGGATAGAAAAAACGGAATTAAAAACTTAAGAAATATAGAGCAGAAGCCAGACGTTATTTTGTTGGATGATGCTTTTCAGCACCGCAAAGTAAAAGCTGGTTTTAATATTTTGCTAACCACTTACAACAACCCATTTTATTCAGATTTTGTATTGCCAACGGGTAATTTGCGCGAACCCAAAAGCGGTGCAAAACGCGCAAATATTATTGTGGTTACTAAATGTCCGACGGATTTGGGAGATGCTGAGAAAGATAATATCTTATCTAAGATTAGCCCAAAACCTTATCAGCATGTTTTTTTTAGTGCGATAGCTTATTCAAATGAGGTTTTTTCGAATGATGCTTCAAGGAAACTTGAAACCTTATCAAACTTCATTTTGGTTACGGGTATAGCCAATGCAAATCCTTTAGTGGATTTTTTGAAAAGTAAAGATTTGGTATTTCAACATTTGAATTTTAAAGACCATCACGAGTTTTCGAAACAAGACATTCTTCTTTTAGAAAAGCAACCGTTAATAATTACAACCGAAAAAGATTTTATGCGTTTAAAGCCCTACGAATCGTTAAAAACTAAATTGTTTTATTTGCCGATAACCGTTGTAATAGACCATGAAACCAAGTTTAATGAGTTAATTAAACAGGCTGTTAAGCGCTCGTAG
- a CDS encoding anti-sigma factor: protein MNEKINTFLNSGLLEKYLLGNTTSAETEKVETYISKYPEVQNTYNTLQHNLEIVAKSNAVEAPKSILNNILEELDEKPVVKLKTSYRSKKWYRFSVAASIAALIFAGTSYLFYTQNQKLSEENQVVVDEIFDLRSDIAKNNKMLDDVMRQLLKLNNPETEKYIIKGNERAKDLKTVAYINPKEKTSMIDVVSLPQLPEEQCYQIWAELQGKMVSLGILSEADRQLKSLPYTEDALALKITIEPKGGNSVASVENSVAQVSLH from the coding sequence ATGAATGAGAAAATAAATACTTTTTTAAATTCTGGCCTATTGGAAAAATATCTTTTAGGTAATACCACTTCTGCCGAAACAGAAAAGGTTGAAACCTATATTTCAAAATACCCAGAAGTACAAAACACCTACAACACCTTACAACACAACTTGGAAATAGTTGCTAAAAGTAATGCTGTTGAAGCGCCAAAAAGCATCCTAAATAACATTTTGGAAGAGCTTGACGAGAAACCCGTTGTTAAATTAAAAACATCGTACAGATCAAAAAAATGGTATAGATTTAGTGTGGCAGCCAGTATTGCTGCATTGATTTTTGCCGGAACATCGTATTTGTTTTACACTCAAAATCAGAAACTTTCAGAAGAAAACCAGGTAGTTGTTGATGAAATTTTCGATTTACGTAGCGATATTGCGAAAAACAACAAAATGCTCGACGATGTGATGCGACAGCTTTTAAAGCTTAACAACCCGGAAACCGAGAAATATATTATAAAAGGTAATGAGCGCGCCAAAGATTTAAAAACGGTGGCGTACATAAATCCTAAAGAAAAAACATCGATGATTGATGTGGTATCCTTACCGCAATTACCAGAAGAACAGTGCTACCAAATTTGGGCTGAACTACAAGGGAAAATGGTGAGTTTAGGTATTTTAAGTGAAGCAGACAGACAACTTAAATCGTTACCGTACACAGAAGATGCACTAGCATTAAAAATCACCATAGAACCCAAAGGAGGCAATAGTGTTGCTTCGGTAGAAAACTCTGTGGCACAAGTTAGTTTACATTAA
- a CDS encoding NRAMP family divalent metal transporter produces the protein MISKLKNLGPGLLFAGAAIGVSHLVQSTRAGADFGLGLVWALLLVNIFKYPFFQFGPRYATATGESLLDGYHKLGKFVLAVYFILNIATMFTIQAAVTIVTAGLASTLFGDFETFKIGNRLVTSTEIWTVIILTICLSLLIIGRYKLLDRLMKIIIVTLTISTIIAVTMALMDNSTPISFKQILPENAIEITFLIAFMGWMPAPLDVAVWQSLWSIEKNKDTKNYHTKSALFDFNVGYVSTIVLGIGFLFLGTLVMFNSGETFSNSASVFSGQLINMYTVSLGNWAYVVIGIAAFTTMFSTTLTTLDASPRAMKKSSQLLFSSTSKFNYTFWIALLAIGTLAIFFFFASEMGLLIKIATILSFITAPFYAIANYTLISSKHTPKVWRPSKQLHVLSWLGIVFLIGFSIWYLTTL, from the coding sequence ATGATTAGCAAACTCAAAAACCTTGGCCCGGGTTTATTATTTGCAGGTGCCGCCATTGGCGTTTCTCACTTAGTGCAATCTACGCGTGCAGGTGCCGATTTTGGCTTGGGTTTGGTTTGGGCTTTGCTTTTGGTAAACATATTTAAATATCCGTTTTTTCAATTCGGTCCGCGTTATGCCACGGCAACAGGAGAAAGCCTATTAGATGGCTACCATAAATTAGGTAAATTCGTTTTAGCCGTTTACTTTATTTTAAACATAGCCACCATGTTTACAATTCAGGCCGCTGTAACTATTGTAACTGCGGGGTTAGCATCCACGCTTTTTGGTGATTTTGAAACTTTTAAAATAGGAAACAGATTGGTTACGAGTACAGAAATTTGGACTGTGATTATTTTAACTATCTGTTTATCCTTATTGATTATTGGAAGGTACAAATTGTTGGACAGGTTGATGAAAATTATAATCGTCACATTAACCATAAGTACTATAATTGCAGTTACCATGGCTTTGATGGATAACTCGACGCCTATTTCTTTTAAACAAATACTTCCGGAAAACGCCATAGAAATAACCTTTTTAATCGCATTTATGGGTTGGATGCCCGCCCCTTTGGATGTTGCGGTATGGCAATCGCTTTGGTCCATCGAAAAAAACAAAGACACCAAAAATTACCATACAAAATCGGCTTTGTTCGATTTTAATGTCGGTTATGTAAGCACCATAGTTTTAGGTATAGGATTTTTGTTTTTAGGCACTTTAGTAATGTTTAACAGTGGAGAAACATTTAGCAATTCTGCAAGTGTTTTTTCTGGGCAACTTATAAATATGTACACCGTAAGTTTAGGTAATTGGGCCTATGTGGTTATTGGTATTGCGGCATTTACAACCATGTTTAGTACAACGCTAACCACATTGGACGCCTCGCCTCGAGCCATGAAAAAATCCAGTCAACTACTTTTTAGCAGCACATCAAAATTTAATTATACTTTTTGGATAGCCTTATTGGCCATTGGCACGCTTGCCATCTTTTTCTTTTTCGCTTCAGAAATGGGCTTGCTTATAAAAATTGCCACCATTTTATCGTTTATTACAGCACCCTTTTACGCCATTGCCAATTATACATTAATTTCGAGCAAGCACACGCCCAAAGTATGGCGACCATCAAAACAATTACACGTTTTAAGTTGGTTGGGTATTGTTTTTTTAATAGGATTCAGTATTTGGTATCTAACCACTTTATAA
- a CDS encoding glycosyltransferase, whose translation MGILDFLCYAFIVVVFFQILYYLFFLGRFAFLKHQETDSQNIPVSVIICAKNEAENLKTFLPSILEQDYHNFEIVLINDASQDDSLNIMKAFASKHSNIKLVDVKNIEAFWGNKKYALTLGIKAATHNHLLFTDADCKPVSKHWITEMVSHFSTNKTIVLGYGAYAKIKNSFLNKLIRFETFITAIQYFSFAKLGMPYMGVGRNLAYTKTDFFKVRGFMNHMKIRSGDDDLFINEAANSRNTEICFSKNSFTTSNPETNYKSWIRQKRRHISTAKHYKQNHKVLLASIYVFNFLFWILAIILLAFQFNLQVVLSLFLLRIIAQYFALGFSSKKLDEKDLIFFFPILEFFLIILQLTIFINNLVSKPNHWK comes from the coding sequence ATGGGTATTTTGGACTTTTTGTGCTACGCATTCATTGTTGTAGTATTTTTTCAAATTTTATATTATTTATTTTTTTTAGGACGATTTGCTTTTTTGAAACATCAAGAAACGGATTCACAAAACATACCCGTTTCGGTTATTATTTGTGCCAAAAATGAAGCCGAAAATCTAAAAACATTCCTACCTTCCATTTTAGAACAAGATTATCACAATTTTGAAATTGTTTTGATTAATGATGCCTCGCAAGACGATTCGTTAAACATTATGAAAGCTTTTGCATCAAAACACAGCAATATAAAATTAGTTGATGTAAAAAATATCGAAGCTTTTTGGGGCAATAAAAAATACGCCTTAACGCTTGGAATAAAAGCGGCTACACACAATCATTTATTATTTACCGACGCCGATTGCAAGCCTGTTTCAAAACACTGGATTACAGAAATGGTCTCACATTTCAGCACAAATAAAACCATTGTTTTGGGATATGGCGCTTATGCAAAAATTAAAAATTCGTTTTTAAACAAACTCATCCGGTTTGAAACCTTTATTACCGCCATTCAGTATTTTTCGTTTGCAAAATTGGGCATGCCTTACATGGGTGTTGGCCGAAATCTAGCCTACACCAAAACAGATTTTTTTAAGGTTCGTGGCTTTATGAATCACATGAAAATTCGGTCGGGCGACGACGATTTATTTATCAACGAAGCCGCTAATAGCAGAAATACCGAAATTTGTTTTTCAAAAAACAGTTTTACAACATCTAATCCCGAAACCAATTACAAATCATGGATTAGGCAAAAAAGACGCCACATTTCCACTGCCAAACATTACAAGCAAAACCACAAAGTTTTATTGGCTTCAATCTACGTTTTCAACTTTCTATTCTGGATTTTAGCCATCATTTTATTAGCATTCCAATTCAATTTGCAGGTCGTGCTTTCTTTATTTTTACTTCGAATTATAGCCCAATATTTCGCTTTGGGGTTTTCATCAAAAAAACTGGACGAAAAAGACCTCATTTTCTTTTTTCCCATTTTAGAATTCTTTTTAATTATATTGCAATTAACTATCTTTATAAACAATCTTGTTTCAAAACCTAACCATTGGAAATAG
- a CDS encoding RNA polymerase sigma factor yields MEIEKAIKLAKKNDQKAFNYLLDVFWDSVYGFQLKRTENENDAEDITIQTFSKAFDKIETFDESYKFKTWLITISKNIHIDLLRKEKNSISQVISTNDRDAFQVLDESPSPEDKLITEQHLAKLLRDIKKLKPHYQEIINLRYFQELSYKEISAELKEPINNVKVKLLRAKKLLAEIINKNND; encoded by the coding sequence TTGGAAATAGAGAAAGCTATTAAACTTGCCAAAAAAAACGACCAAAAAGCCTTTAATTATTTGTTAGATGTATTTTGGGATAGTGTTTATGGATTTCAATTAAAACGTACCGAGAATGAAAATGATGCCGAAGATATTACCATACAAACATTCTCGAAAGCTTTTGATAAAATTGAAACTTTCGACGAATCGTACAAATTTAAAACATGGCTGATTACCATTTCAAAAAACATTCATATTGATTTACTGCGGAAGGAAAAAAATTCAATTTCCCAGGTCATTTCCACAAACGACCGCGATGCTTTTCAAGTTTTAGATGAATCGCCTTCACCTGAAGATAAGCTTATTACCGAGCAACATTTAGCCAAATTGCTTCGAGATATCAAAAAACTGAAACCTCATTATCAAGAGATAATCAATTTAAGATATTTTCAAGAATTAAGTTACAAAGAAATTTCAGCAGAACTTAAAGAACCCATTAATAATGTAAAGGTGAAGCTTTTGCGCGCTAAAAAGTTGCTGGCTGAGATTATTAATAAAAATAATGATTAG
- a CDS encoding ATP-binding protein yields the protein MLQIKNYIYPFLMFISLSVCAQNTVEDDPEIIQNNINYRITQAKYDIENYNYYEARKKLEEALETAIKANDKKSEGIIYTIQGKLQLIIEEEDNAIKSLNDALKIQRLINDNVNIGYSYKTFGDVYFKKEDYYQALDQYTAAKSKFEEEELSESLGEVLLREAETYMRLKNFRKARVLNEQAIVLAKKHNYLKTQSNGLVNHGKIYSALGDHEKALEFTEEGLQIAKNENYASILNEGYLILSDINNSIGNYKTSRNFLEAHLKLSDSLRAVKRAHLSPDKKVQYLMTDQILENKKQAVKLEEANNKNDLSTLISILSVALITILSLLTLSLYKNNNIRLKTNNMLHKKNAELIVAKEKAELASKTKANFLSTVTHELRTPLYAVTGLSNMLLDENPKPEQIQHLKSLKFSGDYLLTFINDILQINKIEANKVDIEPEAFNLKKKISNIVLALNNSALDNNIKIHFEYDSDLPENFIADQLKISQILINLIGNSIKFTKDGDIWIRVYKIDQNNNNYTLRFEVEDNGIGISQEKQDHMFESFSQGSIQINRKYGGTGLGLSIVKGLIDILKGDIYLKSELGKGTTFYFEIPLTYTAIEESKEKTPTYFNGDTNEIDLSNVKILVVEDNKINQMITKKILTKMNLKCDIIDNGEDAVEMIKTNDYNIILMDIHMPGISGIEATKLVRSFDKELTIFALTAVTIEDKMQEFEEAGFTDIIPKPFKQDEFEKKLYNALAPKKDTTTSA from the coding sequence ATGCTCCAGATAAAAAACTACATATATCCATTTTTAATGTTTATAAGCCTCAGCGTTTGTGCCCAAAACACCGTTGAAGACGACCCTGAAATTATCCAAAACAACATTAATTACCGTATTACCCAGGCCAAATACGATATAGAAAACTATAACTATTACGAGGCTAGAAAAAAACTTGAAGAAGCCTTAGAAACTGCCATAAAAGCTAACGACAAAAAAAGCGAAGGGATTATTTATACCATACAAGGTAAGTTACAACTTATTATTGAAGAGGAAGATAATGCCATAAAATCGCTTAATGATGCATTAAAAATACAGCGCCTTATAAACGACAATGTTAATATTGGGTATTCCTATAAAACTTTTGGAGATGTTTATTTTAAAAAAGAGGATTATTACCAAGCTTTAGACCAATATACAGCTGCAAAATCTAAATTTGAAGAAGAAGAATTGAGCGAAAGCTTAGGCGAGGTTTTACTTCGTGAAGCGGAAACGTATATGCGCTTAAAAAACTTTAGAAAAGCAAGAGTACTTAACGAACAAGCTATTGTACTCGCCAAAAAGCACAATTATTTAAAAACCCAAAGTAACGGATTAGTTAACCATGGGAAAATTTATAGTGCTTTAGGTGATCATGAAAAAGCTTTAGAATTTACCGAAGAAGGTTTACAAATTGCCAAAAATGAAAATTATGCCAGCATTTTAAACGAAGGGTATTTAATTTTAAGCGATATTAACAATAGTATTGGAAACTATAAAACCTCAAGAAATTTTTTAGAAGCACACTTAAAACTGTCCGATTCGCTAAGAGCGGTTAAACGTGCCCATTTATCGCCAGATAAAAAGGTGCAGTATTTAATGACCGATCAAATTTTAGAAAACAAAAAACAAGCGGTAAAACTTGAAGAAGCCAACAATAAAAACGATTTAAGTACTTTAATATCAATTTTAAGTGTGGCGCTCATTACCATATTATCATTGCTAACCCTATCGCTTTACAAAAACAACAACATAAGGCTAAAAACCAATAATATGCTGCATAAAAAAAATGCGGAACTTATTGTAGCCAAAGAAAAAGCAGAATTAGCATCAAAAACCAAAGCCAACTTTCTGTCTACCGTAACCCATGAGCTACGTACGCCGCTTTATGCCGTTACGGGTTTAAGCAATATGTTGTTGGACGAAAACCCAAAGCCCGAACAAATCCAGCATTTAAAATCGCTTAAATTCTCTGGTGATTATCTGCTTACTTTTATAAATGATATTCTTCAAATAAATAAAATTGAAGCTAATAAAGTTGATATCGAACCTGAAGCTTTCAATCTTAAAAAGAAAATAAGCAACATTGTTTTAGCGCTAAACAACTCTGCTTTAGACAACAATATTAAAATCCATTTTGAGTACGATAGCGATTTACCCGAAAACTTTATCGCAGATCAATTAAAGATTTCCCAAATACTAATAAACCTCATTGGTAATTCGATAAAATTTACCAAAGATGGCGATATTTGGATTAGGGTTTATAAAATAGACCAAAACAACAACAATTACACATTGCGCTTTGAAGTAGAAGATAACGGTATTGGTATCAGCCAAGAAAAACAAGACCACATGTTTGAAAGTTTCTCTCAAGGCTCCATACAAATTAACAGAAAATATGGCGGTACCGGTTTAGGCCTTTCAATTGTAAAAGGGTTAATAGACATTTTAAAGGGTGATATTTACTTAAAAAGTGAATTGGGTAAAGGAACTACTTTTTATTTTGAAATCCCTTTAACATACACAGCCATAGAGGAATCCAAGGAAAAAACACCAACTTATTTTAATGGAGATACGAATGAAATAGATTTAAGTAATGTTAAAATCTTAGTGGTTGAAGACAATAAAATAAATCAAATGATTACAAAAAAGATTCTTACTAAAATGAATCTTAAATGTGATATTATTGATAACGGTGAAGATGCCGTTGAGATGATTAAAACCAACGATTATAACATTATTTTAATGGACATCCACATGCCTGGAATAAGTGGTATTGAAGCGACTAAATTGGTGAGAAGTTTTGATAAAGAACTAACCATTTTCGCTTTAACCGCCGTTACCATTGAAGATAAAATGCAAGAGTTTGAAGAAGCTGGTTTTACAGATATTATTCCAAAACCATTCAAACAAGATGAGTTTGAGAAAAAACTTTACAACGCATTGGCTCCCAAAAAAGACACGACTACGAGCGCTTAA
- the gap gene encoding type I glyceraldehyde-3-phosphate dehydrogenase yields the protein MIRVAINGFGRIGRRVFRLLQDQKNIQVVAINDLADSKTLNHLLKYDSVHGLFNGTVTFDDNHIIVNDKSIPLLNFNHPKHIDWLPFNLDFVIEASGKFKTKTDLQHHINNGAKRVILSVPPIEDDIKTIVVGVNDAIIDGTETIISNASCTTNNAAPMIDIIDKLCGINQAYITTVHSYTTDQSLHDQPHRDLRRARAASQSIVPTTTGAAKALTKIFPDLANVIGGCGIRVPVINGSLTDITFNVKNEVSIETINSTFKEASKHHYKNILEYTEDPIVSIDIVGNTHSCIFDSQMTSVIGNMVKIIGWYDNETGYSKRIIDLICNLSEKNTLLSIK from the coding sequence ATGATTAGAGTTGCCATTAATGGTTTTGGAAGAATTGGCAGACGAGTTTTTAGACTACTTCAAGACCAAAAAAACATACAAGTTGTTGCTATTAACGATTTAGCCGATAGCAAAACTTTAAATCATTTACTTAAATACGATAGTGTACACGGGCTTTTTAATGGCACCGTTACTTTTGATGACAATCACATTATTGTAAATGATAAAAGCATACCCTTATTAAATTTCAATCATCCCAAACATATTGATTGGTTGCCCTTTAATCTTGATTTTGTCATTGAAGCTTCAGGAAAATTTAAAACGAAAACCGATTTACAACATCATATTAATAATGGTGCAAAACGTGTGATTTTGAGTGTTCCGCCAATTGAAGATGATATTAAAACCATAGTTGTTGGAGTAAATGATGCCATTATTGATGGTACGGAAACCATCATCTCCAACGCCTCGTGCACTACCAACAATGCCGCACCAATGATTGATATTATCGATAAGCTATGTGGCATTAATCAGGCCTACATTACAACGGTGCATTCGTACACAACCGACCAAAGTTTACACGACCAGCCACATCGCGATTTACGTCGTGCCAGGGCAGCAAGTCAATCTATTGTTCCAACCACAACGGGAGCAGCCAAGGCGTTAACAAAAATTTTTCCCGATCTTGCCAACGTTATAGGGGGTTGTGGCATTAGGGTTCCTGTAATTAATGGCTCATTAACCGATATAACATTTAATGTAAAAAATGAAGTTTCCATCGAAACCATAAACAGCACATTTAAAGAAGCATCAAAGCATCATTATAAAAATATTTTAGAGTATACGGAAGACCCCATAGTTTCCATCGATATTGTGGGAAATACGCATTCCTGTATATTTGATTCTCAAATGACATCCGTCATTGGAAACATGGTAAAAATAATAGGTTGGTACGATAATGAAACCGGATATTCTAAACGAATTATTGACTTAATATGCAACTTATCGGAAAAAAACACTCTTTTGTCGATAAAATAA
- a CDS encoding Nif3-like dinuclear metal center hexameric protein translates to MIVQDVINHLEALAPLAYAEDFDNVGLLVGDKNTKITGVLVTLDTLETIVDEAIEKNCNLIVSFHPIIFKGLKKLTGKNYVERVVLKAIKNDIAIYAIHTALDNALQGVNDMICNQLELTNKHILIPQSESIKKLTTYVPKEEAEQLRAALFETGAGSIGNYNNCSFNVEGLGTYQGNENSNPSLGEKGVLHTEAETKITITYAKHLESKILKALFKSHSYEEVAYEITTLENKNQNIGMGMIGEFTEPMNAQDFLNYVKTKMDTACIRHSSLPNKPIKKVAVLGGSGSFAIQAAKAAGADAFITADLKYHDFFMAENRILLADIGHYESEQFTKNLLVAYLTKKISNFAVVLSNTNTNPVKYF, encoded by the coding sequence ATGATAGTTCAAGACGTCATAAATCATTTAGAAGCACTTGCACCTTTGGCTTACGCCGAAGATTTTGATAATGTAGGCCTTTTAGTGGGCGACAAAAACACAAAAATCACGGGTGTTTTAGTCACATTAGACACACTTGAAACCATTGTAGATGAAGCCATTGAAAAAAACTGCAATCTTATTGTAAGCTTCCACCCTATTATTTTTAAAGGTTTAAAAAAGCTCACCGGTAAAAACTATGTGGAGCGTGTGGTTTTAAAAGCCATAAAAAACGATATAGCCATTTATGCCATTCATACCGCTTTGGATAATGCGCTACAAGGGGTAAACGATATGATATGCAACCAATTGGAACTTACCAACAAACACATTTTAATTCCACAAAGCGAAAGCATAAAAAAACTAACCACTTACGTACCAAAAGAAGAGGCCGAACAATTAAGAGCCGCTTTGTTTGAAACCGGTGCAGGCAGTATTGGCAACTATAACAATTGTAGTTTCAATGTTGAAGGATTGGGTACTTACCAAGGCAACGAAAATTCAAATCCAAGTCTTGGCGAAAAGGGCGTACTACACACCGAAGCGGAAACCAAAATCACCATAACCTATGCGAAACATTTAGAATCAAAAATCCTTAAAGCGCTATTTAAATCCCATAGTTATGAAGAAGTGGCCTACGAAATAACAACCCTGGAAAACAAAAACCAAAACATTGGCATGGGAATGATTGGCGAATTTACAGAACCAATGAACGCTCAAGATTTTTTAAATTACGTAAAAACCAAAATGGATACCGCCTGCATTAGGCATTCATCATTACCAAATAAACCCATTAAAAAAGTAGCTGTTTTGGGTGGCTCGGGCAGTTTTGCCATTCAAGCTGCAAAAGCCGCTGGAGCTGATGCGTTTATTACTGCCGATTTAAAATATCACGATTTTTTTATGGCCGAAAACCGTATACTTTTGGCAGATATTGGGCATTATGAGAGCGAACAGTTCACAAAAAATCTTTTAGTAGCCTATCTTACAAAAAAAATTAGTAATTTTGCAGTCGTTTTATCAAACACAAATACCAATCCTGTTAAGTATTTTTAA
- a CDS encoding membrane or secreted protein: protein MKLLLITIILLGLGIAGIAIKLWAKKDGEFAGTCASQNPMLNKDGEACGFCGKTPDQFKDCNEPQHS from the coding sequence ATGAAACTTCTATTAATTACCATTATTTTATTAGGATTAGGAATTGCCGGAATAGCCATAAAACTTTGGGCTAAAAAAGACGGTGAATTTGCCGGTACTTGCGCTAGCCAAAACCCAATGCTTAATAAAGACGGTGAAGCTTGTGGATTTTGCGGAAAAACACCAGACCAATTTAAAGACTGCAACGAGCCTCAACATTCGTAA